One part of the Bdellovibrio bacteriovorus genome encodes these proteins:
- a CDS encoding ABC transporter permease yields the protein MLFLIFPFLFLLTQFGFSGWPDMGELVWAFKNSFLQAFFSSVFSLIMGFWVALGLLTLHSARGRKVRWGLEILCLLPNFMPPIFILLSTLNVIDPFPMGIPGIVIVHTLMNFGLVAVLLASTIENKLGGMIELAYVEGAGRWQFLLRGLFPMLKKDFWLLGLFIFVICFGSFAVPLIVGGGRGTTVEVLIYEKIRLSSNWGDAVLLAFLQSVFIFALSFVASRGKGMHSTRTANLSLLKTPTGIFVIAGLSFLYLFGYVQGFLSGLSQVSTFYELQSALIWNFIGSLTLGMSVGILSYAGLMLIAYCWPKAWFERFLNGYVAPSTSLACFCLLILGPNEGFYPFIKIPVALTLLSLNSLFRMGWDSELHALQNQMTVAYSMGASKSQIFKEILFPQLSGRAGLLAGIASIWAAGDFAVSRILAHRDLSIAMMTETLMSGYRLNQAIVLSSLIIVAGLICFVLCVGGSRVLGRKFAP from the coding sequence GTGCTGTTTCTGATTTTTCCATTCCTGTTTTTGCTGACTCAGTTTGGATTTTCCGGCTGGCCCGACATGGGCGAGCTGGTCTGGGCCTTTAAGAACAGCTTCCTTCAGGCATTCTTTTCTTCCGTCTTTTCATTGATCATGGGTTTTTGGGTGGCGCTGGGGCTGTTGACCCTGCATTCGGCTCGCGGGCGCAAGGTGCGCTGGGGCCTTGAAATTCTGTGCCTGCTTCCCAACTTTATGCCGCCAATCTTCATTCTGCTTTCCACCCTGAATGTGATTGATCCGTTCCCGATGGGGATTCCCGGGATTGTGATCGTGCACACATTAATGAATTTCGGCCTGGTGGCCGTTCTTTTGGCGTCGACCATTGAAAACAAACTGGGCGGCATGATCGAGCTGGCTTATGTGGAAGGCGCCGGGCGCTGGCAGTTTTTACTGCGCGGGCTTTTCCCGATGCTGAAAAAGGACTTCTGGTTGCTGGGGCTGTTTATTTTTGTGATCTGCTTTGGTAGCTTCGCTGTGCCGTTGATCGTGGGTGGGGGACGTGGCACCACCGTGGAAGTTCTGATTTATGAAAAAATCCGTCTTTCCAGCAATTGGGGGGATGCGGTCCTGCTGGCCTTCCTGCAATCGGTGTTTATCTTTGCGCTGTCCTTTGTCGCCAGCCGCGGAAAAGGAATGCACAGCACACGCACGGCGAACTTAAGTCTGTTGAAGACACCGACCGGGATCTTTGTTATCGCCGGTCTTTCGTTTTTGTACCTGTTTGGTTATGTGCAGGGATTCCTGTCGGGGCTTTCGCAGGTTTCCACTTTCTATGAATTGCAGTCTGCTTTGATCTGGAACTTTATTGGCAGTCTGACACTGGGAATGAGCGTGGGGATTTTGTCCTATGCGGGTTTGATGCTGATTGCTTATTGCTGGCCAAAGGCGTGGTTTGAAAGATTCCTGAATGGCTATGTGGCACCTTCAACTTCTTTGGCGTGTTTTTGTCTTTTGATCCTGGGCCCGAATGAGGGGTTTTATCCGTTCATAAAGATTCCGGTCGCACTGACGCTGCTCAGTCTGAACAGTCTGTTCCGCATGGGCTGGGACAGCGAACTGCATGCTTTGCAAAATCAGATGACCGTCGCCTATTCCATGGGTGCTTCGAAATCTCAGATCTTTAAGGAAATCCTGTTCCCGCAGCTTTCAGGGCGTGCGGGTTTGCTGGCCGGAATTGCGTCGATCTGGGCTGCGGGTGATTTTGCGGTGTCGCGCATTCTGGCGCACCGGGATCTGAGCATCGCGATGATGACGGAAACCTTGATGTCAGGTTATCGCCTGAATCAGGCCATCGTTTTAAGCAGTTTGATTATTGTCGCCGGTTTGATTTGTTTTGTTTTGTGTGTGGGAGGCAGCCGTGTCCTTGGTCGAAAATTTGCACCGTGA
- a CDS encoding thiamine ABC transporter substrate-binding protein has protein sequence MKHFVLFLTVVFLGLFLAVLNRTDTTAPNSSLPTVRVFGYASFTGRWGPGPALKDLFEKNCKCKVEFIEGSDSGILLQRLKIEGESLGADVVVGLDQFDLSKAVSEQSWRKLSLGQLDVYDAVKPALANSFFVPYDWGALTFVARKNELMRMPASLDDLLAPELAKKIALQDPRTSSPGMQFLYWVIRAKGEEEGFRYLQKLMSQVHSFSPTWSTAYGLFTNKQTKLVYSYVTSPLYHEIEEKKKDYVALPFNEALPVQFEFVGIPEFCRHCDLAEQFVNLMLSNEGQKIIMEKNYMFPVMKGVMENTSFAPLMNVKTMQQVEILSSTEVDRLLRRWTEIRRGDLN, from the coding sequence GTGAAGCACTTTGTTCTTTTTCTGACAGTCGTATTCCTGGGTCTGTTCCTGGCGGTGCTAAACCGCACGGACACCACCGCACCGAACAGCTCTCTTCCCACAGTGCGTGTCTTTGGTTATGCGTCCTTTACCGGTCGCTGGGGACCGGGACCGGCGTTGAAGGATCTGTTTGAAAAAAATTGTAAATGTAAGGTTGAATTCATCGAAGGCAGCGATTCTGGCATTTTATTGCAGCGTCTGAAAATCGAAGGCGAAAGCCTGGGTGCGGATGTTGTGGTGGGTTTGGATCAGTTTGATCTTTCCAAAGCCGTGTCCGAACAAAGCTGGCGAAAGCTCAGCCTGGGGCAGCTGGATGTCTATGATGCCGTGAAACCGGCCTTGGCCAACAGTTTCTTTGTCCCTTACGATTGGGGTGCTTTGACCTTCGTGGCCCGTAAAAATGAACTGATGCGCATGCCCGCGTCTTTGGATGATTTGCTGGCTCCAGAGCTGGCCAAGAAAATCGCCTTACAAGATCCCCGCACCAGTTCCCCGGGAATGCAGTTCCTGTACTGGGTGATTCGCGCCAAGGGCGAGGAAGAAGGCTTCCGCTATCTGCAAAAGCTGATGAGTCAGGTGCACAGTTTTTCCCCGACATGGTCCACGGCTTACGGTCTTTTCACCAACAAACAGACCAAGCTGGTTTATTCTTATGTGACTTCGCCTCTGTATCATGAAATCGAGGAAAAAAAGAAAGACTATGTGGCTTTGCCGTTTAATGAGGCCCTGCCGGTGCAGTTTGAATTTGTTGGTATCCCGGAATTCTGCCGCCACTGTGATCTGGCCGAGCAATTTGTGAATTTGATGCTTTCCAACGAAGGTCAGAAGATCATCATGGAAAAGAACTATATGTTCCCGGTCATGAAGGGTGTGATGGAAAACACTTCGTTTGCGCCGCTGATGAATGTCAAAACCATGCAACAGGTAGAGATCCTTTCTTCCACCGAAGTGGACCGACTGCTTCGCCGCTGGACTGAGATCCGCCGGGGCGATCTCAATTGA
- a CDS encoding DoxX family membrane protein, with product MLVSFFESVKYVGHLLPISFLRIFLGYYYLEHALMKYRGDFLTRPRIADQMAEWLPASHAPNWFKIFASSTMIPNWQTVAFIILGLEFAVAISYIVGYVVRPVALLGVLLCVTMLFISGPAMEDLYKTFLAIHLILAWVGAGRCLGFDYYFYKRRRGLWW from the coding sequence ATGTTAGTTTCATTCTTTGAGAGCGTTAAATACGTAGGTCATCTTCTTCCGATCTCTTTTTTAAGAATCTTTTTGGGTTACTATTATCTGGAACATGCCCTGATGAAATATCGTGGCGACTTCCTGACCCGTCCGCGCATTGCGGATCAAATGGCTGAATGGCTTCCGGCCAGTCATGCACCGAACTGGTTTAAGATTTTTGCAAGCTCCACCATGATTCCGAACTGGCAGACTGTGGCCTTTATCATTCTGGGCCTGGAGTTTGCCGTGGCCATTTCCTACATCGTGGGTTACGTGGTTCGTCCCGTGGCATTGTTGGGGGTGCTGTTGTGTGTGACGATGCTCTTTATCTCGGGTCCGGCGATGGAGGATTTGTATAAAACCTTCCTGGCCATTCACCTGATTCTGGCTTGGGTCGGTGCGGGTCGCTGTCTGGGCTTTGATTATTATTTCTACAAGCGCCGTCGCGGGCTTTGGTGGTAG
- the nth gene encoding endonuclease III, which produces MASKKSPAKKPSAKEAAALATIELLKRYYPDAYCALNYTNPFELLVATVLSAQCTDERVNMVTPALFKKYPTPKAMAKAPVESLEELIRSTGFYKNKAKNLKACATTLVEKHGGEVPQNLEALVELGGVGRKTANVVLGNAFNIPSGIVVDTHVTRLANRFGWVKTDNAVMIERQLSKFVPVEDWIMLPHWLISHGRAVCKARKPACSHCFLEETCPKKGV; this is translated from the coding sequence ATGGCGAGTAAGAAGTCCCCGGCAAAAAAGCCCTCTGCCAAAGAGGCGGCGGCTCTTGCAACTATTGAACTTCTCAAGAGATATTACCCTGACGCTTACTGCGCCCTGAACTACACCAATCCCTTTGAACTATTGGTCGCCACCGTTCTTTCTGCCCAGTGCACGGATGAACGAGTCAACATGGTGACCCCGGCGCTGTTTAAGAAATACCCAACCCCGAAGGCCATGGCGAAAGCGCCGGTCGAATCTTTGGAAGAGCTGATCCGCTCGACCGGTTTTTATAAAAACAAAGCCAAAAACCTGAAAGCCTGTGCGACCACCCTGGTGGAAAAGCACGGGGGCGAAGTCCCGCAAAATCTCGAGGCTTTGGTCGAGCTGGGGGGCGTAGGCCGCAAGACCGCCAATGTGGTGCTGGGAAATGCCTTTAATATTCCAAGCGGGATCGTCGTGGACACCCACGTGACCCGATTGGCCAACCGTTTTGGATGGGTGAAGACCGACAACGCGGTGATGATTGAGCGTCAATTGTCAAAGTTCGTCCCGGTTGAAGATTGGATCATGTTGCCGCATTGGCTGATTTCTCATGGTCGAGCTGTCTGTAAGGCGAGAAAACCTGCGTGCAGTCATTGCTTTCTCGAGGAGACTTGCCCTAAGAAGGGTGTCTAG
- a CDS encoding ferredoxin: MAEKSQSWKENKPGKMFVDQSCIACDACVLTAPKNFSMHEEDGHAFVSRQPETPEEEALCKEAMEGCPVEAIGNDGE, translated from the coding sequence ATGGCAGAGAAGAGTCAGTCTTGGAAAGAAAATAAGCCCGGCAAGATGTTCGTGGATCAATCTTGCATTGCTTGTGATGCCTGCGTGCTGACGGCGCCAAAGAACTTCTCTATGCATGAGGAAGATGGCCACGCATTCGTATCCCGCCAGCCAGAGACTCCCGAAGAAGAAGCTCTGTGCAAAGAAGCGATGGAAGGTTGCCCGGTTGAGGCAATCGGAAACGATGGCGAGTAA
- a CDS encoding GNAT family N-acetyltransferase: MEGPRSPLEAELPQVLDFLNKKLRNDASWSIAAEYPTAFSSNNLHNMRIIADEGSVLSHAVMKPLIIKSPHVIFKVGAIGSVVTDDQHQGQGYSTQIINDCLKSATEQSCDIAILWTDLFDFYRRMGFELAGSEVSFVIEENFDVPPINLRFSTDNKVSPDAIYRLYAAHSVNSVRTIEETRKFLSIPQTKVYTAWEPSGQLAAYAIEGKGADLGGYIHEWGGSVSKLMALFAFIRAQKDQPYTIICPRHATNLIQALQTKDVTMNHGYLGMIKLVNFDQLAAKIKRAFRAEGIADIVLEKHPNHFVFGVGQDLYTINNETDMVRLLFGPVDFRGLGIFKEETAIKLEKILPLNLWIWGWDSI; encoded by the coding sequence ATGGAAGGACCTCGTTCCCCCCTGGAAGCTGAGCTTCCTCAGGTTCTGGATTTCCTCAATAAAAAGCTGCGCAATGATGCCTCTTGGTCCATTGCTGCGGAATATCCAACAGCCTTTTCCTCTAACAACTTGCATAATATGCGTATTATCGCCGATGAGGGCTCCGTACTATCGCATGCGGTTATGAAACCTCTTATCATTAAAAGCCCCCATGTGATCTTCAAAGTGGGTGCGATTGGTTCTGTCGTCACCGACGATCAGCACCAGGGTCAGGGTTACAGCACCCAGATCATCAACGACTGTCTGAAATCCGCGACCGAGCAGTCCTGCGACATCGCGATTCTGTGGACGGACCTGTTTGATTTCTACCGCCGCATGGGCTTTGAATTGGCGGGATCAGAAGTCAGCTTTGTGATCGAGGAAAACTTTGATGTTCCGCCGATCAACCTGCGCTTCTCTACCGACAACAAAGTTTCCCCGGATGCGATTTACCGCCTGTACGCGGCTCATTCCGTCAACTCTGTGCGCACAATTGAAGAAACCAGAAAGTTCCTCTCAATCCCGCAAACCAAAGTATACACCGCCTGGGAACCAAGCGGTCAGTTGGCGGCTTATGCGATTGAAGGCAAAGGTGCTGATCTGGGTGGTTATATCCATGAATGGGGCGGCTCGGTTTCCAAACTGATGGCGCTGTTTGCATTTATCCGCGCGCAAAAAGATCAGCCTTACACGATCATCTGCCCACGCCATGCAACGAACCTGATTCAGGCTTTGCAAACCAAGGACGTGACGATGAATCACGGTTATCTGGGCATGATCAAGCTGGTGAACTTTGACCAGTTGGCGGCCAAGATCAAACGTGCGTTCCGCGCTGAAGGCATCGCCGACATCGTGCTGGAAAAACACCCCAACCACTTTGTCTTCGGAGTCGGTCAGGATCTTTACACCATCAACAACGAAACAGACATGGTGCGCCTGCTGTTTGGCCCGGTGGACTTCCGTGGTTTGGGCATCTTCAAGGAAGAAACCGCCATTAAACTTGAAAAAATTCTGCCACTGAATCTGTGGATCTGGGGATGGGACTCTATATGA
- the elbB gene encoding isoprenoid biosynthesis glyoxalase ElbB: MKKIAVVLSGCGHRDGSEITESVSLLIGLHQAGAEVQCFAPDIQIPITNHINGEADGEKRSLLIEAARIARGQIKSLDKLHAKDFDAVVFPGGYGAAKNLSNWAEKGAQCEVNPDVKRVILEFHSASKPIGALCIAPVLVAKVLGDKKVTVTIGDDAATAAEIQKTGAIHEECPVDDYITDRESKVVTTPAYMYGNAKPNEVFTGIFGLAHEIVEWA, from the coding sequence ATGAAAAAAATTGCCGTTGTTCTTTCTGGCTGCGGTCACCGCGACGGAAGCGAAATCACTGAGTCCGTCAGTCTGCTGATCGGCCTTCACCAGGCCGGTGCCGAAGTTCAGTGCTTCGCTCCGGACATTCAGATTCCCATCACCAATCACATCAATGGCGAAGCCGACGGCGAAAAACGCAGCCTGCTGATTGAAGCCGCACGCATCGCTCGCGGTCAGATCAAGAGCCTCGATAAACTTCATGCCAAAGATTTTGATGCCGTGGTTTTTCCGGGTGGCTATGGCGCCGCGAAGAACCTGAGCAACTGGGCCGAAAAAGGCGCTCAGTGCGAAGTGAATCCGGATGTAAAACGTGTGATCCTTGAATTCCATTCCGCCAGCAAGCCTATCGGAGCCCTTTGTATCGCTCCGGTTCTGGTGGCGAAAGTTCTGGGCGACAAAAAAGTCACCGTCACTATCGGTGACGACGCAGCGACGGCGGCTGAAATTCAAAAAACCGGCGCCATTCATGAAGAATGCCCGGTGGATGACTATATCACCGACCGCGAAAGCAAAGTGGTGACGACTCCGGCTTACATGTACGGAAATGCGAAACCCAATGAGGTCTTTACGGGCATCTTTGGGTTGGCCCATGAAATCGTGGAATGGGCTTGA
- a CDS encoding D-alanine--D-alanine ligase family protein: MKKIVALIFGGKSAEHEVSLRSAKNVADALDKDKFTPVLIGISKEGSWYRFPDMGVFSEATKIVDQALPSKAEPVALMSLQGKPVLYSLKDQSKTSVDIAFPILHGTMGEDGTIQGLFKMVQLPFVGCGVWSSAAGMDKEIMKRLLAVAKIPNARYLLLTPHQKNDYNEIVKQLGSPFFIKPANAGSSVGVHKIKTAEDFVVKLKDAFQFDTKVLAEEFIQGREVECSVMGHNHAPKASLPGEVIPQHEFYSYEAKYIDDNGALLKIPAELSAETTKAVQKMAEQTYQAMGCDGLTRVDFFIRPNGELYINEINTIPGFTKISMYPKMWEASGLNYKDLISQLIQLGFEKFEGEQSLKTSYLD, encoded by the coding sequence ATGAAAAAGATTGTGGCTTTGATTTTTGGTGGCAAGTCTGCAGAGCATGAAGTGTCTTTGCGTTCGGCGAAGAATGTGGCGGATGCTTTGGATAAAGATAAGTTTACGCCTGTTTTGATCGGAATCAGCAAGGAAGGCAGTTGGTATCGTTTCCCGGATATGGGTGTTTTCTCTGAGGCGACGAAGATTGTCGACCAGGCCCTTCCCTCCAAGGCCGAACCTGTCGCTTTGATGTCTTTGCAGGGAAAGCCGGTTCTTTATTCTTTGAAAGATCAATCCAAAACTTCTGTGGACATAGCCTTCCCTATTCTGCACGGAACTATGGGTGAAGATGGCACAATCCAGGGGCTGTTTAAAATGGTTCAGCTTCCATTTGTGGGTTGCGGAGTTTGGTCTTCTGCCGCCGGCATGGACAAAGAGATCATGAAACGTCTTTTGGCCGTGGCCAAAATCCCCAATGCCCGCTATCTGCTGCTAACTCCGCATCAGAAAAACGATTACAACGAAATCGTGAAACAACTGGGCTCCCCGTTCTTTATCAAACCGGCTAACGCGGGTTCTTCTGTCGGTGTTCACAAGATCAAAACAGCGGAAGATTTTGTCGTGAAGCTGAAAGACGCCTTCCAGTTTGACACCAAAGTTCTGGCGGAAGAATTCATCCAGGGCCGCGAGGTGGAGTGTTCCGTGATGGGTCACAACCACGCACCCAAAGCCTCTTTGCCGGGTGAAGTGATCCCGCAGCATGAATTCTATTCTTACGAGGCTAAGTATATTGATGACAACGGCGCTCTTTTGAAAATTCCGGCGGAGCTTTCTGCTGAAACCACCAAAGCCGTTCAAAAAATGGCCGAACAAACCTATCAGGCCATGGGCTGCGATGGTTTGACCCGTGTGGATTTCTTCATTCGCCCGAACGGAGAGTTGTACATCAACGAGATCAACACCATTCCAGGTTTTACCAAGATTTCAATGTATCCTAAAATGTGGGAGGCCTCGGGCCTGAACTACAAGGATTTGATTTCTCAACTGATCCAATTGGGCTTTGAGAAGTTCGAAGGCGAGCAAAGCCTCAAAACCAGCTACTTGGATTAA
- a CDS encoding response regulator, which yields MALLIALELFTLYFAMNSLSSVRAFVAGESMWSKGQKDAVITLHKYARTRDPQFYTVFQENVRVPLGDSKARNALEQVPPDTAKAKEGLLEGKVHPDDIPGVISLVLRFHNFKHVKKALEIWREGDQMTQELIVMGENLHMLIQKNAPESEIFKALNSVDDLNDRLTVLEASFSYTLGEGSRWLENMLMVTLIFAVLIVEGTGLFLTISFSRNLSKGLSELNNAAHEVGEGRFDVHVPVRSGDELGQLAESINLMAHHLSSSIGERQQAEQASQLKSLFLANMSHEIRTPLAAIIGFSDLLKESNLDESERLQYVNIIHRTGEHLTRIINDILDLSKVEAGHLEMQSHPVNLNSLLEDLHILMVARVGDKPVHVEFNRRGIVPDMIRTDPLRLRQILTNIIGNAIKFTDQGYVRMTYEISGNNLLFTIKDTGVGISSSQRSNLFQAFSQIDNSVSRKYEGTGLGLVLSRRLAQMMGGDVVLEDSEPGKGCTFIVKIALDIPKIHTAKIAPAPAKEVHLGEQLSSTSILLVDDVEDNRLLIQRMLAKRGANLTLATNGQEGLTKALEKEFDIILMDIQMPVMDGYTATRKLRQAGYSKPIIALTAHAMKDDRERCLEAGCTDYLTKPVQVESLIHTILTYSMEST from the coding sequence ATGGCACTTCTCATTGCCCTGGAGCTTTTCACTTTGTATTTCGCCATGAATTCTTTGTCTTCCGTTCGCGCCTTCGTGGCCGGCGAAAGCATGTGGTCGAAAGGTCAAAAAGACGCTGTTATTACTTTGCATAAGTATGCCCGCACCCGTGATCCGCAGTTCTACACCGTTTTCCAGGAAAACGTGCGAGTGCCTTTGGGCGACAGCAAAGCGCGTAATGCTTTGGAACAGGTTCCGCCAGACACAGCCAAGGCCAAAGAGGGCCTGCTGGAAGGAAAAGTTCATCCGGATGACATTCCCGGCGTGATTTCACTGGTGCTGAGATTTCATAATTTCAAACACGTGAAAAAGGCCCTTGAGATCTGGCGCGAAGGTGACCAGATGACTCAAGAGCTGATTGTCATGGGTGAAAACCTGCACATGCTGATTCAAAAAAATGCGCCCGAATCAGAGATCTTCAAAGCCCTGAACAGTGTCGATGATCTGAATGACCGCCTGACAGTGCTGGAAGCCTCGTTTTCTTACACTCTGGGTGAAGGTTCCCGCTGGCTGGAAAACATGCTGATGGTCACGCTGATCTTTGCCGTGCTGATCGTGGAGGGAACAGGCCTTTTCCTGACGATCAGTTTCAGCCGCAATCTTTCCAAAGGTCTGTCCGAACTGAACAACGCCGCCCACGAGGTGGGTGAAGGACGCTTTGATGTTCATGTGCCTGTTCGTTCCGGCGATGAACTGGGGCAGCTGGCCGAGTCCATTAACTTGATGGCCCACCATCTAAGCAGCAGCATCGGCGAACGACAGCAGGCCGAGCAGGCCAGTCAGTTAAAAAGTTTATTCCTGGCCAATATGTCCCACGAGATCCGCACTCCACTGGCGGCCATCATTGGCTTTTCTGATTTGCTGAAGGAATCGAATCTGGATGAAAGTGAACGACTGCAGTACGTGAACATCATTCACCGCACGGGCGAGCATCTGACCCGCATCATCAATGACATTCTGGATCTTTCCAAAGTGGAAGCGGGTCACTTGGAAATGCAAAGCCACCCGGTAAATCTGAATTCCCTGCTGGAGGACCTGCACATCCTGATGGTCGCCCGCGTGGGCGACAAGCCGGTGCATGTGGAGTTCAACCGCCGTGGCATTGTGCCGGACATGATCCGCACCGATCCTTTGCGCCTGCGCCAGATCCTGACCAACATCATCGGCAACGCCATCAAGTTCACCGATCAGGGTTATGTGCGCATGACCTACGAGATCTCTGGCAACAACCTGCTGTTCACCATCAAAGACACGGGTGTTGGGATTTCATCGTCGCAAAGATCGAATCTGTTCCAGGCCTTCTCACAAATCGACAATTCGGTTTCGCGCAAATATGAAGGCACCGGCCTGGGGCTGGTTCTGTCCCGCCGTCTGGCGCAGATGATGGGTGGTGACGTGGTTCTGGAAGACTCGGAGCCGGGCAAAGGTTGCACATTCATTGTAAAAATCGCTCTGGATATCCCGAAAATCCACACGGCAAAAATCGCCCCCGCCCCGGCCAAAGAAGTTCACTTGGGCGAGCAGCTTTCATCCACTTCCATTCTTTTGGTTGATGATGTTGAAGACAACCGACTTTTGATTCAGCGAATGCTGGCCAAACGAGGCGCCAATCTGACGCTGGCAACGAACGGTCAGGAAGGCCTGACCAAAGCGCTTGAGAAAGAATTTGATATCATCCTGATGGATATTCAGATGCCGGTGATGGATGGCTACACGGCCACCCGCAAACTGCGTCAGGCTGGTTACTCCAAACCGATTATCGCCCTGACGGCCCACGCGATGAAAGATGACCGTGAACGCTGCCTTGAAGCTGGCTGCACGGACTATCTGACAAAGCCCGTGCAGGTCGAATCATTGATTCATACGATTTTGACTTATTCGATGGAATCCACTTAG
- a CDS encoding aldehyde dehydrogenase family protein: MELQNFIGGAFVPSDSQKTFAKISPFDGTELARVTASDAMDVIKAIQSAKKAAPVMKELSLSDRAALLLKLASALEEKSSEYAYQEALHQGLSQSFVLQHSLLPAIKILKDVAGSLHQPLSAQVLTQPVGLVGIIASWNLSLLLVIERMAPALAAGNVCVVKISELSPITAQILGEALQKAEIPAGAVSLLQGDAEVGKIVAGHPSIHAVTAVGKTSTMEQIAKAGLSQFKKLQLAGSVKNSCVVLAGTDYQAQMPEIMKSFLLGQGQLCWNSSRLFLLESMSAEFIEAMKAYLDKLQPLTDPKGDSPWTPLITSARREELQKKVQEGKVEHGKVLTGGDSASGPGFHMKPVMMLDLPNCSVLQQDELQGPLFLMTPVKYQHEILKWANTSYLAQSAVVWGPQEKLAKVVSQLDCAQVWLNQWQPNSESNVFGFKQSSFGNPDKAWSGTFYSDVKILTGTL; this comes from the coding sequence TTGGAACTGCAAAACTTTATCGGAGGGGCCTTTGTCCCTTCCGACAGTCAGAAAACCTTCGCAAAAATTTCTCCTTTTGATGGCACTGAACTGGCGCGCGTGACGGCGTCGGATGCCATGGATGTGATCAAAGCTATCCAGTCCGCAAAAAAAGCCGCACCGGTGATGAAGGAACTTTCATTGTCTGATCGCGCCGCTTTGTTGTTGAAGCTGGCTTCCGCGCTGGAAGAAAAATCCTCTGAATATGCCTATCAGGAAGCCCTTCATCAGGGCCTGTCACAAAGTTTTGTACTGCAGCACAGTCTGCTTCCGGCCATCAAAATTCTAAAAGACGTGGCGGGAAGTCTGCATCAGCCTTTGTCAGCACAAGTGCTGACTCAGCCCGTGGGGCTTGTGGGCATCATTGCTTCTTGGAATCTGTCTTTGCTTTTGGTTATTGAGCGCATGGCCCCGGCTTTGGCGGCCGGGAATGTGTGCGTGGTGAAGATCTCGGAACTGTCACCGATCACCGCACAAATTCTGGGCGAAGCTTTGCAAAAAGCCGAAATCCCGGCAGGCGCGGTGTCTTTGCTTCAAGGCGATGCCGAAGTGGGTAAGATCGTAGCGGGTCACCCCAGTATTCACGCGGTGACGGCGGTGGGGAAGACATCGACAATGGAACAAATTGCCAAAGCAGGTCTTTCGCAGTTTAAAAAACTGCAACTGGCTGGCAGTGTGAAGAACTCCTGCGTCGTATTGGCGGGAACTGACTATCAGGCGCAGATGCCCGAGATTATGAAATCCTTCCTGCTGGGGCAGGGACAGCTTTGCTGGAACAGCTCTCGTTTGTTTCTTCTGGAATCCATGTCCGCTGAGTTTATTGAAGCGATGAAAGCCTATCTTGATAAGTTGCAGCCTTTGACGGACCCGAAGGGTGATTCCCCGTGGACGCCGTTGATTACGTCCGCCCGTCGCGAAGAACTGCAGAAAAAAGTTCAGGAAGGCAAAGTCGAACACGGCAAAGTACTCACTGGCGGCGACAGTGCTTCGGGCCCAGGTTTTCACATGAAGCCCGTGATGATGCTGGATCTGCCGAACTGTTCGGTGCTGCAGCAGGATGAGTTGCAGGGACCACTGTTCCTGATGACTCCGGTTAAATATCAGCATGAAATTCTAAAATGGGCGAACACGTCTTATCTGGCTCAGTCCGCAGTGGTCTGGGGCCCGCAGGAGAAACTGGCCAAGGTGGTTTCACAACTGGATTGTGCGCAAGTGTGGTTGAATCAATGGCAGCCCAATTCCGAAAGCAATGTGTTTGGATTCAAACAATCCAGCTTCGGAAATCCAGACAAAGCCTGGTCAGGCACCTTCTATTCGGATGTTAAGATCTTGACGGGGACCCTGTAA